One stretch of Eupeodes corollae chromosome 2, idEupCoro1.1, whole genome shotgun sequence DNA includes these proteins:
- the LOC129943989 gene encoding NADH-cytochrome b5 reductase-like: MCEISESDCCGNGCTNCILDSKPLSTKRADLTQKKNILHTYRKYKLIEINHYNNRPHLIQLKFTIAEENGDNKQLTEFILDCPPGHHLMMRAPVFDGTGIRCNKTVLRPYSPFWTDMTEFQFKILVNLKPNGQMTKYIEKLKLNDEVEFRGPIGVFVYEPSLNADSSLVIFCQGVAIAPTIPILERILHNEDDNCRIYHFSCFQNIDSIIFREKLIEFNRYWNFSSETYLSHQKCSECCDLSFNGGCEHFKRLLKYKEQVKPRRLSMQIISSSLEEIKSTKKQFVVCGSNTFQEFIKDCLIKCDINKNCIFVF, from the coding sequence ATGTGTGAAATAAGTGAAAGTGATTGTTGTGGAAATGGTTGTACAAATTGTATTCTTGACTCTAAACCATTATCAACTAAACGAGCTGACTTAACACAAAAGAAGAATATCCTACACACTTATCGTAAATACAAACTAATCGAAATAAATCATTACAATAATCGGCCtcatttaattcaattgaaGTTTACCATCGCCGAAGAAAATGGTGATAACAAACAGCTGACGGAATTTATTTTGGATTGTCCGCCTGGGCACCATCTAATGATGCGAGCGCCAGTGTTTGATGGAACGGGTATACGCTGCAACAAAACTGTTCTACGACCATATTCGCCATTTTGGACGGATATGacagaatttcaatttaaaatactcgttaatttaaaaccaaatggacaaatgacaaaatatatcgagaaattgaaattaaatgatGAAGTCGAGTTTCGTGGGCCAATTGGTGTTTTCGTCTATGAACCAAGTTTGAATGCTGACAGTTCTTTGGTAATATTTTGTCAAGGTGTTGCTATTGCTCCAACAATTCCTATCTTGGAAAGAATTCTCCACAACGAAGATGATAATTGTAGAATATACCACTTttcatgttttcaaaatatcgatagtataatttttagagaaaaactaATAGAATTTAATAGATATTGGAATTTTTCAAGTGAAACTTATTTATCACACCAGAAATGCAGTGAGTGCTGTGATTTAAGCTTCAATGGCGGGTGCGAGCACTTTAAGCGACTGCTTAAGTACAAGGAGCAAGTGAAGCCACGTCGTTTGAGTATGCAAATTATTAGCTCGAGTCTTGAAGAAATCAAAAGTACGAAGAAGCAGTTTGTCGTTTGTGGATCTAACACTTTTCAAGAATTCATTAAAGATTGTCTTATAAAATGTGATATTAATAAAAactgtatatttgttttttaa